The following DNA comes from Rosa rugosa chromosome 5, drRosRugo1.1, whole genome shotgun sequence.
TCTCTTCTCCACTCTCCAGATCTTCTTATGTTCTTCATCTAAATCCCTGATCCCCCTCGATCAATCGATCCCCAATTCACTAACCCTAGTTCTAAGCTCTCTTCGAGTTTTCTCCACTCTCTAGATCTTCTTCTGTTCTTCATCTAAATCCCCGATCCCAAATTTCTTTCCAATTTCCTTAATTTGAAAGGTAGTTTATATGTTCTTTTGCCGAATTTGAAAGGAATTTACAGCTTATATATTCAGTATTTTAATCGTTTGGGTGCTGCGTAAATTACCCTTGCTTATGTATCTGTTGATTGGATTGTGTTTATAGTCGAAGAGGAAGGTCAGAGAGCCGAAGGAGGAGCATGTCACTCTTGGACAGTTGGACCTGCTGTTCGTGTGGAGAGCATGTTTTTGGTGGCGCTCACATATTTGCCTCATTCAATGATACCTTCATTGTAAGTTATGCATCTACTTGAATTGAACTGTCATTCGTAATTTGCAGAGTTTGGAGTTGTAAATGAGTTTTGTGTATTCTAATTGCAGCATGTGACTGATTTGTCTGGGAGGGAAACTCTTGTTCGCATCACTGGTACAGTGTTCTACTCATCTCCTTGTTTACAATGGAATAATATTGGGTACAATTTTACTGAATGGTGTTGAATTGCCTAGTAAATTTAAAGACTGATTGATTCAAGTGCTCTTTGTTATAATGGATGTTTATCaattatatttttctttgttgATTGAACTGTatattatttatcaactttGATGTTTATCAATTATATTATTGTTGATATGAGACAATGGATTGGCCGTGTTGCTGTGATATGGATCTAAAATTGGTAACTAATATAGAGAAAAGTACTTGTTGGGCTGTCTACTGTCTAGCATGTAGCAGTAGCTAACTAGCTAATGAAATATTGACCTATGATTCatacccttttttcttttttctctcaatCTCTTAGTTTGTTTCTCCAACTATTATGAAACAAAAATACTAACCATAGCTGCTGATTCATACTTCATCTCCAAGTCAGTTATTTGATTCAAATCGGTCGATGGCTAGAGCGAAGAAGGTAGCTGCTCGGCCTCATCCAACCGCATCGGGGCTTGAAGACTCTTCAACCGCAACTTCACCTTCTGCTCCTCGGGTGATGGTTTTTTCAAATGTGTTTAATACTTCAAGACTTGTAGttaactagtttttttttttttgaaaggggtttggaacccagcctagctgggaggctcagccccacgcccggttccatttattgaaGTAATACTTTGCAACGGGGGGGACAAATACTCAGCCTAGTTATTGTAGTTAACTAGTTTTTATCATGTAATGGTTTGTAGACtttaaatttcttatttcaGACTTTAATTTCTTGTTTAAGACCTACTGGACTTATTGTTGAATTCATGAATTGGTTTCTGTGTTTATTCATTTATTGAACTTATTGTTGGTCTATTGAATTGGCTATTTGCTGTGTTGCACATTGCATTTGTTTCCTGTCATAATCTGCAATTTTGCATTACTGCATTACAGCCATTACTGCAATCTGCAATTTGCATTACTGCATTTGTTTCCTATCAAAATCTGCAATTTGCATTACTGCATTACAGCCATTACTGCAATCTGCACATATTGTATTATTATCCATCTTCACTagttcatttcttcttttcaagaattcttcaattcattttagtattttacattgtttgatttggtttaagGCAAAATTGATTGTGTAGATTTATAGGTTGCAGTGCTAAGAGGACAGCTGCATCCTAGAATGAttgaaatctggaaattttggataGCTGTTAAAGTACTTAagtgtgggaaaaaaaaaaagaatcggGTATCCCGAATTGGGCCCGGGCCTGACCCGATCCCGATCGGTTTCGGTACCTTCGGTACCAACTTTGAAAAAACGTTGCCATGTCCCGTCCCGAATGAAATTTTCGGTACCGGACTCAGTATTAGTCAGTAACCGGCACATCCCTGCCCGTGCCCAGCTCTACTTTATTTTAATCGTCATCTAAAAGTTATGTGTTTTACCCAACTCCTCAAGTTATCATGGGTATAATAGGTATGGTATAGACTATAGACGTATAGTTAAACAAACCTAGATACAAACTAAATTCTTAGTAACATTTCATCGAATACATTGAGTGCAtcgcaaaaaaataaaaaataataaaataaaataaaataaaataggtaACCAAGTTATTAAGAAGACACAGCAGGAATTTGATAattggcggacgattgtgaatcgtattttgagctgttaagaagacgcagcgggaatttggaggtgagtaaatcttacgtggttcatttacgaaccaaGTTATTTAATTGTCGGAATTGactgataattgtaaatcgtttttgaaaataaagttttgtttgaaataatatgaactcgatcgactacggctcacaagtaaaaaaaaaaagaatttaagtataaaatgaatttcttggttttaatatgtatgaactatagttggtattagtggtcattcctgcgtgaatgactacgtatatatatatatttatgtgaaatatatatatctggatggtgtggcgttgtgatatgtatatgtttgatgattATACTGTTGAAAGAGCGAATTGAAACTGTGATGTGACATTGTGAGTTGTGTGAGATTTCCTTAAAAGGTTTTGTTATGAGGGCCAAGTGGTCCGAAGTCCGacggttacagtggtaacctgttaggggggttttgttctgagggccaTGTGGTCCGAAGTCCGatggttacagtggtaacctgttgTTAAGTTATCGGATGCTTGTaccttggtcaagggggcaggttacgatacagttatGGTGTAAGTCATCGGATGCTTGCaccttggtcaagggggcagATTACGATACAGTTATGGTGTAAGTCATCGGATGCTTGTaccttggtcaagggggcaAGTTATGATATAGTTATGGTGTAAGTCATCGGATGCTTGCaccttggtcaagggggcaggttacgattcagttatcGGATGCTTGCACCTTTGTCAAGGGGGCaagttacgatacagttagagctctagtctgttgtaGTTTAGGGAAGGTTTCTGGGATTTTTTCTTTagtgtttacgtgagatttgggatttctatgaattttactgttgatttaattgtaatctcctgaactaaaatacattcagggattactatgatttggaTTGAGTGCTTTtgggtaatctcctgaactaaactatacgcaGGGGTTACTACGATTTTTGGTTTGTATActtttggtgatctcctgaactaaatttctatgcagggattactaattgatACCaagtgtgattgtatgtttggttttgttttgtggagttaaatgttgttgctttaatttatctcacgagttgagaaattataagcatgcgtgacgtgagtcattttaattgggtttactcatacgagcttcacaAGCTTACCGGGTTGCTGTTTCAACCtagtgcactattccatggtgtagggtttattgtgcaggtaaGAGTAACAGTagtcgaagctgaggtgtacgttcggtagcgtggacgtcgaagggtactcttagttttaagtcttccgctgtgtagtgatttttggtgggtgtgtttacttattgaattgttattcagtttaatttgtaaactatctgtaatgtaatatgtgactctaaagaacgagtcagtattgacattgtgagctctgtttgtttagttgcttaatttaaatgaaaaaatttctaagtgtcttcttgtgtttgttgagttttcgcgtttcggatttgaattcctttattcaaaatttggggtgTGACACTTATTGCATAGAACAAGTAGAAAGAGTTTTGCATGTCTTGAAGAAGAGCTGGTACCAAACAATTTAATCATTACACTTGATGTCTTAATATTACAAGAAAGCTGATATATGTACTTGTCTTTCTCTAGAAGCAACAAAGTGAGACACCGGATGAAATATCAAGGTCCAATATTTGGCTTCGTGCCTATGAAGTGAAGAAAAAAGCAGGTGAAGAAGTTCAGGATCTGGAAATAGTGGTAACAACTAAATCTTGTATAATTTCTTGTTCATGTCATTCATCTTATAATGCAGGTTTCAAATTTCTATGCTTTACTTTCATACTAAACTTAAGTTAGAATTGAACATTATTTTCAATTTAGTCAACTCATACTTACAATAACTTTCATCAATAGCATTGATGGATTCTATTATGTATTTTCCAGAAACTAGTACGAAAgtacaaggaagaagaagaagtaacaCAACCATGTTCAATAAAAGCTGATGCTGTTGCAAAGGCACTTGGTCCTGACCCGCGAGGACGAGTTAGAGGGCTTGGGTTTGGTGCACTCCCTTCAAAAGTGGATGGTCAGACACACGTTGCTAATAATAGCATTTTCAATTTAGTCAACTCATAATACATGGTCAGACACACGTTGCTAATAATAGCATTTTCAATTTAGCAACACGTTGCTAATAATAGTAACACAACCATTTTCAATTTAGTCAACTCATACTTACAATAACTTTCATCAATAACATTGATGGATTCTATTATGTATTTTCCAGAAACTAGTACGAAAgtacaaggaagaagaagaagtaacaCAACCATGTTCAATAAAAGCTGATGCTGTTGCAAAGGCACTTGGTCCTGACCCGCGAGGACGAGTTAGAGGGCTTGGGTTTGGTGCACTCCCTTCAAAAGTGGATGGTCAGACACACGTTGCTAATAAGGTCACTATGCTAGAGAACGCTCTTGCTGCTCAAACACAACAGGTGGACCGATTGACAGAGTTAGTGCAAGGTCTCGTTACTCGGCTAGACAAAGGAGAGAACGTCAATGTAAGTCTTCAACATTAAGTTattgttttcagttttcagttttgttCATGCTATTTATCTCATTTAATTGGTCAAATAATTATTGTTTTGTTTGCTGTTATTTAAGGAAAACACAAGTGTGCAACATTCTGTTAATTGGGTTGCACAGAGAAAACGAAAAGAGAATCTGAACTGTTCTAGTGATATAGCACAAAGCAAGCAAAAAGATGCAAGTGTTATAAGTTCTAACAGGGAGAGGGGCAGTAGGGAGCAAATCAAAGAAAATACCGATGGAAAGGAGCCACATTTGGGAAATGGTAGACCAAGAAAGAGCCAAAAGACAGATGCAGCGGAAAAATTGTACTTGCTAAGTTGGTTtgctaaagaagaagaagtcgttGCTACTGGTGGCATTTTGTCAAAAGATCCAGAAGCTTTGGTGCATCATGTGCCTCTAGGCCATGATTGTTGGAAAATTTCAGTGCGCGAAGTTTTTCATGATATAGCTTTGTATCAACCGACAAGTGAGTTCAATAAGCTTGATGCATCTAGAGGAAGTGTAATCGCATGGCCTGTCAAATATATCAAGGTGAATTCGGCTGTCAATTGAGGTACATTAATACTCTCTAGTAATAATCCCGACTGTGCtcaatcttcattttttttttttttttttggctttgtgTTCTATTTTCTTGCtaggaaatgaaaagaaaatatgagGAGTTGATTGGCAATAAGAACATGGGTTtatttttgattgaaaattgtTCTTATTTTCGCCTGAAAATATAGTATGAGATGTGTTATTCTCTATTTGAATGAATCTGATAGCCTTTAGTAAATGTCGAACCTAATGACCCAAAAATTTCCAGTAGTTTAGCATCACTAGCATGGCTTTAGATGGTCTTACAAAATAGCTAGTGTAGTAGATTAGGTTCAAGGGTTCATTTGCCATACTAGAAGGCGCATTTTGATGTTCCAGGGATTATGAAATGGTGTGTTATCCCTGCAATACAGATTTGATTAGATTGCAATTTTCATTGTTGGCTAATTGTACTTGAGTCCGAATAATAAAAGTGTTATCGTTTctcctaatatatatatatatatatactattattaagagaagagagtttgtcagccaaaattttttttaccaaaatatcccttaaatattaaaaaacatttgaactgaaatatttgagaaagacaaatatctcaccaccaccaccaccaccaccaccaatcaCACTTTTAGTCCGGAACTGAAATTTAACATTACTTCTTTAGCCAACCATAAGCCATAAAATGAAGGACATGATTAAGAGTTGGAGAGCACAAATCTACACTAGTGTTTATTTCCAGGTGAAACTCAACTCTCAAACTCTCAAAGTAAATGATCGAAAGAAATAATCCCGAAGAACAATCCTCAGTGCGTTTTCACCCAACCCAAGAGGGATGCCACATTTGTTAAACTACTTATCCACCCAACCCAAAGCAGTTCAGGTCATGTCCTTTCTTCTTGGATTGTGGCTTCGGGGATTGGATTGTTGGCAGTGTTGGATTGTTGGCAGTGTACCAGCCAGTAGAGGAGTTCAATTGTAGAAATATTGTTGTGATACGGGTGGGTCGGAATTGCTCTTCTTGTACGTGGTCCTTGTGCTAGTTTGATGTTGAGGGGAAAATGAAAATGGTATTGTTGAGCTCATTAACAGGATTGTATACAAATATCCGCATGCTAGTCCTGCGTGCTGCAAGCTAAaccaagaaaatatatactGCACTATTATTATGATCGATGTTGTTGATTCTAAAATTCAGGTCAGCTCCACAATAAACAAGAGACAAAAATCATTGGGAGATCGTAATTATATTTGAGCAAAGATAAATATCACTATGGTATATATTTTATTGAACATAACAGGATTGTATACAAATATCCGCATGCTAGTCCTGCGTGCTGCAAGCTAAaccaagaaaatatatactGCACTATTATTATATATGATCGATGTTGTTGATTCTAAAATTCAGGTCAGCTCCACAATAAACAAGAGACAAAAATCATTGGGAGATCGTAATTATATATGAGCAAAGATAAATATCACTATGGTATATATTTTATTGAACATAACAATCAAGACTATATGTGACTTCAAATTGGCTTCAATAAAGGAGGGGATCAACAGAAAGCAAAAC
Coding sequences within:
- the LOC133707924 gene encoding uncharacterized protein LOC133707924 encodes the protein MLENALAAQTQQVDRLTELVQGLVTRLDKGENVNENTSVQHSVNWVAQRKRKENLNCSSDIAQSKQKDASVISSNRERGSREQIKENTDGKEPHLGNGRPRKSQKTDAAEKLYLLSWFAKEEEVVATGGILSKDPEALVHHVPLGHDCWKISVREVFHDIALYQPTSEFNKLDASRGSVIAWPVKYIKVNSAVN